A stretch of Kaistella flava (ex Peng et al. 2021) DNA encodes these proteins:
- a CDS encoding YceI family protein, whose translation MATKWNLDPTHSEITFRVRHMMISNVKGSFTNFTADLEAEDDTFKNVTVKTTIHTDSVSTNNTDRDNHLKSEEFFNVATHPTITFESNSLNSEVTGNLTINGVTKPVKLDVEFGGINVDPWGQTKAGFSFEGKVKRSDFGLNWNAALEAGGVMVSDDVRIYGELQFVKA comes from the coding sequence ATGGCTACAAAATGGAATTTAGACCCAACGCACAGTGAAATTACTTTTAGAGTAAGACACATGATGATTTCTAACGTTAAAGGTTCTTTCACCAACTTCACAGCAGATTTAGAAGCTGAAGACGACACTTTCAAGAATGTTACTGTAAAAACAACAATCCACACGGACTCAGTTAGTACAAACAACACAGATCGTGATAACCACTTAAAAAGCGAAGAATTTTTTAATGTTGCTACTCACCCGACAATTACCTTCGAATCTAATTCTTTAAACAGTGAAGTTACTGGTAATTTAACAATCAATGGTGTTACAAAACCAGTTAAATTAGATGTAGAATTTGGTGGAATCAATGTGGATCCATGGGGACAAACCAAAGCTGGTTTCTCTTTCGAAGGTAAAGTGAAGAGAAGTGATTTCGGATTAAACTGGAATGCAGCCCTGGAAGCAGGTGGTGTTATGGTTTCTGACGATGTAAGAATTTACGGAGAATTACAGTTTGTAAAAGCGTAA
- a CDS encoding phosphatase PAP2 family protein, giving the protein MKKNYAFLLSMLFVSMNFAQVSDTLKVENERFDFRYKKLYVPAALMLSGIITDSNGKESLKNEIVEGRNEHLFGFKNHLDDYAQFFPFAAIYGFEIAGMKPRTDWKNRTAILIKGQIVNLGLVYILKKSLHETRPDGTAYSFPSGHTANVFAGATMLSIEYGEDYKWVPYVAYGTATAVGVMRMANNKHYISDVLFGAGLGILSMKAAYWTHQYKWNRPKSEQDPLAILYTFPEK; this is encoded by the coding sequence ATGAAAAAAAATTATGCATTTCTATTATCAATGCTTTTTGTAAGCATGAATTTTGCGCAAGTGAGTGACACTTTAAAAGTTGAGAATGAACGTTTCGATTTTCGATATAAAAAATTATATGTTCCCGCTGCATTAATGCTTTCAGGAATTATAACTGATAGTAATGGTAAAGAATCTCTGAAAAACGAAATCGTAGAAGGGCGCAACGAGCATCTTTTTGGTTTTAAAAATCACTTAGATGATTACGCACAGTTTTTTCCTTTTGCAGCAATCTATGGTTTTGAAATCGCTGGCATGAAACCCAGAACAGATTGGAAAAATCGCACCGCTATTTTAATTAAAGGACAAATCGTAAATCTAGGTTTGGTTTATATTTTAAAAAAATCTTTGCATGAAACCCGTCCTGATGGAACTGCTTACTCATTCCCGTCCGGTCATACTGCCAATGTTTTTGCCGGAGCGACGATGCTTTCGATAGAATATGGCGAAGATTACAAATGGGTTCCTTACGTTGCTTATGGCACTGCAACAGCAGTTGGTGTAATGCGAATGGCGAATAACAAACATTATATTTCCGATGTGCTTTTCGGTGCTGGTCTGGGAATTCTATCAATGAAAGCCGCTTATTGGACGCATCAATACAAATGGAACCGACCGAAATCTGAGCAAGATCCGCTAGCTATTTTGTACACTTTCCCAGAAAAATAA
- a CDS encoding S9 family peptidase — translation MKISKLSFLFLFSGSFLFAQTQKFTIAEAVNGLRSNLAVKNISQFSWADDGKSYYQSTQNGYLVTDVATQKQDTLVSLYQLNKNVSLDQKLKSFPRITFVTKDKGYFTQGSQNFWIERSGKEWKIKEGITLDKDAENVQMFDNNQGFAYTIKNNLYLNKNGKVIAITNDKSEDILNGQAVHQREFGIDRGIFISPDNSKIAFYRMDQSMVGDYPIIDWSVVPAVNKNIKYPMAGTPSHHVTLGIYDIKTNKTTFLNIEGDPEQYLTVFTWNPDSKSVFVGVLNRDQNDLNMNQYSASTGTFMKKMFEEKSDKYVEPQQQLLFFPNSSTDFIWQSQRTGFNHLFHYNIDKGLVAQLTKGDWLVTDVLGFNEKKKEIFYVSTQESPLERHLYKLDWTNFKTQRLDQGAGTHSGILSKDGNHLYDTYTNATTPRSINLINTNTLKSKNILSSENTLKNYQRPEIKNVTLKADDGTPLYGEIILPTDFDANKKYPVIVYLYNGPHAQLVVDTFPASGNLWYEFMAQKGYIVFTMDGRGSSNRGLKFEQAIFRHAGETEMKDQLQGVAYLKSLPYVDADRLGIHGWSYGGFMTTSFMLKHPDVFKVGVAGGPVIDWNMYEIMYTERYMDTPQSNPEGYKQANLLDKVQNLKGHLLMIHGTQDNVVVWQHSINFLKSAVDHGVQMDYFVYPGHEHNVLGKDRVHLMQKVTNYFDEYLKK, via the coding sequence ATGAAAATATCTAAACTCTCATTTCTTTTCCTTTTTTCAGGAAGTTTTCTATTTGCGCAAACTCAAAAATTCACCATCGCTGAAGCGGTAAACGGTTTAAGAAGTAATCTTGCCGTGAAGAATATTTCTCAGTTCTCTTGGGCTGATGATGGTAAATCTTATTATCAATCAACGCAAAATGGTTATTTGGTAACTGATGTTGCTACGCAGAAACAAGATACGTTGGTTTCATTATATCAATTGAACAAAAATGTTTCTTTAGATCAAAAATTAAAATCCTTTCCGAGAATTACTTTCGTAACTAAAGATAAAGGATATTTTACTCAAGGTTCTCAAAATTTCTGGATCGAGCGTTCTGGTAAAGAATGGAAAATTAAAGAGGGAATTACTTTGGATAAAGATGCGGAAAATGTGCAAATGTTTGATAATAATCAAGGTTTTGCTTACACCATCAAAAACAATTTATACCTTAATAAAAACGGAAAAGTTATCGCTATTACTAACGATAAAAGTGAAGATATCTTAAACGGACAAGCGGTTCACCAACGAGAATTTGGTATCGACAGAGGAATTTTTATTTCACCTGATAATTCCAAAATTGCCTTTTATAGAATGGATCAATCCATGGTTGGAGATTATCCAATTATCGACTGGAGCGTCGTTCCTGCAGTAAATAAAAATATCAAATATCCGATGGCCGGAACTCCTTCTCATCATGTGACTTTAGGGATTTACGACATCAAAACGAACAAGACCACTTTCCTAAATATCGAAGGTGATCCTGAACAATATTTAACGGTATTTACCTGGAATCCAGATTCGAAATCGGTTTTTGTCGGCGTATTAAATCGTGATCAAAATGATTTAAACATGAATCAATACAGCGCTTCTACCGGAACTTTCATGAAAAAGATGTTCGAAGAAAAATCTGATAAATATGTAGAACCACAACAGCAATTATTGTTTTTCCCGAATTCAAGTACGGATTTTATCTGGCAAAGTCAGCGAACAGGCTTTAACCATTTATTCCATTATAATATTGATAAAGGTTTGGTTGCTCAGTTAACCAAAGGCGATTGGTTGGTGACTGATGTTTTAGGTTTCAATGAAAAAAAGAAAGAAATTTTCTATGTTTCTACGCAGGAATCTCCGTTGGAAAGACACCTTTATAAATTGGACTGGACGAATTTTAAAACCCAAAGACTAGATCAAGGTGCCGGAACGCACTCAGGTATTTTGAGCAAAGACGGAAATCATTTGTATGATACTTATACGAACGCGACTACACCGAGAAGTATTAATTTGATCAATACTAATACTTTAAAAAGTAAAAATATACTTTCTTCAGAAAATACTTTAAAAAATTACCAGCGACCGGAAATCAAAAATGTTACTTTAAAAGCAGATGACGGAACTCCATTATACGGTGAAATTATTTTGCCAACCGATTTTGATGCCAACAAGAAATATCCGGTGATTGTTTATTTATATAACGGTCCACACGCCCAATTGGTGGTAGATACTTTCCCGGCCTCCGGGAATTTGTGGTATGAATTTATGGCGCAAAAAGGCTACATCGTGTTCACCATGGACGGACGAGGATCTTCTAATCGCGGATTGAAATTTGAGCAGGCAATTTTCAGACATGCCGGCGAAACCGAAATGAAAGATCAACTGCAGGGAGTTGCTTATTTGAAATCTCTACCTTACGTAGATGCCGATCGATTGGGGATTCACGGTTGGAGTTATGGTGGATTTATGACCACGAGTTTCATGTTGAAACATCCCGATGTTTTCAAAGTTGGAGTTGCAGGTGGACCTGTTATCGACTGGAATATGTATGAAATTATGTACACCGAAAGATATATGGATACCCCGCAAAGCAATCCTGAAGGTTACAAACAAGCCAATCTTTTAGATAAAGTTCAAAACCTAAAAGGTCATTTATTAATGATTCATGGAACGCAAGATAATGTAGTAGTTTGGCAACATTCGATTAACTTTTTGAAGTCCGCTGTCGATCACGGTGTGCAGATGGATTATTTCGTTTATCCGGGACATGAGCACAATGTTTTAGGAAAAGACAGAGTTCATTTGATGCAGAAGGTTACCAATTATTTCGATGAATATTTGAAGAAATAA
- a CDS encoding L-threonylcarbamoyladenylate synthase, which yields MEKIIETLKAGGTLLYPTDTIWGIGCDATNIEAINKIFEIKKREKNKSMIILVESAKRLEDLVDVPEMAWEIMDLSEKPVTLIYDNPKGLPKEILAEDGSIGIRLVNDLFLKKIITKLNKPLVSTSANFSGQKSPMKFADISQEIIDAVDFVAEENHDKVSEFSGSSVIRIWNDGRIKVIRE from the coding sequence ATGGAAAAAATCATAGAAACTTTAAAAGCCGGCGGAACGCTACTTTACCCAACAGATACCATTTGGGGAATCGGTTGTGACGCAACCAATATTGAGGCAATCAACAAAATTTTCGAAATCAAAAAACGTGAGAAAAACAAGTCGATGATTATCTTAGTAGAATCGGCAAAACGTTTGGAAGATTTGGTAGACGTGCCGGAAATGGCCTGGGAAATTATGGATTTATCTGAAAAACCGGTAACTCTAATTTATGATAATCCTAAAGGTTTACCGAAAGAAATTTTGGCGGAAGATGGCAGCATCGGAATTCGGTTGGTCAATGATTTGTTTTTAAAGAAAATCATTACTAAATTAAATAAACCGTTGGTTTCTACCTCAGCAAATTTTAGTGGACAAAAATCACCAATGAAATTCGCGGATATTTCGCAGGAAATAATCGATGCTGTAGATTTCGTAGCAGAAGAAAACCATGATAAAGTTTCTGAATTCTCAGGTTCATCCGTAATAAGAATTTGGAATGACGGACGGATTAAAGTGATTCGGGAATAA
- a CDS encoding LLM class flavin-dependent oxidoreductase, giving the protein MELGIGMFGDLAVDPHTRKYKDAGIKIREILRQVKLMDEVGIDVFAMGEHHRPDYAVSSPEMVLAAAASLTKNIKLASGVTVLSSSEPVKVYEDFATLDLISDGRAEIYVGRGSFIESFPLYGYSLNDYEQLFDEKLDLLLKINAEENVSWTGKLRAPMENQTVYPRAKNNGKIPIWRAVGGTPQSVLSAAKLGMPLIVAIIGGMPIQFKNLIDFYKQEYIAAGHKESEMQLAIHSHTFVSDDQKVIDGYFQNYKSQMDRIGATRGWAPYTKMQYDGGKAKEGALFIGNASEVADKIAYMKEIFGITRFIGHMDVGAPENDIMIKSIELFGDKVAPTVR; this is encoded by the coding sequence ATGGAATTAGGAATTGGAATGTTTGGTGATTTAGCTGTCGACCCACACACCAGAAAATATAAAGATGCGGGAATTAAGATCCGCGAAATTTTAAGACAGGTAAAATTAATGGATGAGGTCGGAATCGATGTTTTTGCAATGGGTGAACATCACCGCCCTGACTATGCTGTTTCGTCTCCGGAGATGGTTTTAGCCGCAGCTGCAAGTCTCACCAAGAATATAAAATTAGCAAGTGGAGTAACAGTTTTGAGTTCCTCAGAACCTGTAAAAGTATATGAAGATTTTGCCACCTTGGATTTAATTTCAGATGGAAGAGCCGAAATCTATGTCGGTCGCGGAAGTTTCATCGAATCTTTTCCATTATATGGATATTCTCTGAATGATTATGAACAGCTTTTCGACGAAAAGTTAGATTTATTATTGAAAATAAACGCTGAAGAAAATGTTTCCTGGACCGGAAAACTTCGTGCGCCAATGGAAAATCAAACCGTTTATCCCAGAGCTAAAAATAACGGGAAAATTCCAATCTGGAGAGCTGTTGGTGGAACTCCACAATCGGTCTTAAGTGCCGCCAAATTAGGAATGCCTTTAATCGTAGCCATTATCGGTGGTATGCCAATTCAGTTTAAAAATCTCATCGATTTTTACAAACAGGAATATATTGCGGCGGGTCATAAAGAGTCTGAAATGCAACTCGCAATTCATTCCCACACGTTTGTTAGTGACGATCAGAAAGTGATTGACGGATATTTCCAAAATTATAAGTCTCAAATGGATCGAATTGGAGCAACAAGAGGTTGGGCACCTTACACCAAAATGCAGTACGATGGTGGAAAAGCAAAAGAAGGCGCCTTGTTTATCGGAAATGCCAGCGAAGTTGCTGATAAAATCGCTTACATGAAAGAGATTTTCGGCATCACCAGATTTATTGGTCACATGGATGTTGGCGCTCCGGAAAATGACATCATGATAAAATCTATTGAATTATTTGGTGACAAAGTAGCGCCAACCGTGAGGTAA
- a CDS encoding VF530 family DNA-binding protein: protein MYEKATDPLHGKRLDTILEELVDYYNGFEELGKQINIKCFTDNPSIKSSLKFLRKTDWARTKVESLYLYVLRQKKKQERSQD from the coding sequence ATGTACGAAAAAGCAACTGATCCCTTACACGGAAAGCGCCTTGATACCATTTTAGAAGAACTGGTCGATTATTACAATGGATTTGAAGAATTAGGAAAGCAGATCAATATTAAATGTTTTACCGATAATCCGAGCATCAAATCTTCTTTGAAGTTTTTACGAAAAACAGATTGGGCAAGAACGAAAGTGGAGAGTTTGTATCTGTATGTTTTAAGACAGAAAAAGAAACAGGAAAGATCGCAAGATTAG
- a CDS encoding YchJ family protein, which produces MNCPCCSGKSYEECCKLFHTGEKYAPTAEALMRSRFSAFAIPNGEYLMETTLPGKRKLHNKEDLQEWGEINQWTKLEIVQTPDLNHVEFKAYYTDEDGKPQLHHELSLFEKLNERWYYVSGEFLD; this is translated from the coding sequence ATGAACTGTCCTTGCTGCTCCGGAAAATCGTACGAAGAATGCTGTAAACTTTTTCACACTGGTGAAAAATATGCTCCAACTGCTGAAGCTTTGATGCGTTCCAGATTTTCTGCCTTTGCTATTCCGAATGGGGAATATTTAATGGAAACTACTTTGCCTGGAAAAAGGAAACTTCATAACAAAGAAGATTTGCAGGAATGGGGAGAAATTAACCAATGGACAAAACTGGAAATCGTACAAACTCCAGATTTGAACCATGTAGAATTCAAAGCATATTATACCGATGAAGATGGAAAACCGCAGCTGCATCATGAACTTTCTTTATTTGAGAAGTTGAATGAACGTTGGTATTATGTTTCCGGTGAATTTCTAGATTAG
- a CDS encoding DinB family protein, whose protein sequence is MMTEFQKYIQRYLDLIPTENWLEEMRSSGNQTIELYQQLSNKQADFAYAEGKWSLKILLQHLIDAERIFVYRALRFSRNDKTELAGWDEEEYANNYFLEERNVKSLIEEFDYLRKSTILFFENLNPTVLSKTGIANNNEISVETIGKLVVGHNIHHLNIIKERYLPNLI, encoded by the coding sequence ATGATGACAGAATTTCAAAAATACATTCAAAGATATCTTGATTTAATTCCGACAGAAAACTGGCTGGAAGAAATGAGAAGTTCCGGAAATCAAACCATTGAACTTTATCAGCAACTTTCTAACAAACAAGCTGATTTCGCTTATGCAGAGGGAAAATGGAGTTTGAAAATTTTGTTGCAACATCTTATCGATGCGGAACGAATTTTTGTTTACCGTGCTTTACGATTTTCGAGAAATGATAAAACTGAATTAGCGGGTTGGGACGAAGAGGAATATGCGAACAACTATTTTCTTGAAGAAAGAAATGTAAAAAGTTTAATCGAAGAGTTTGACTATTTGCGAAAATCAACAATCTTGTTCTTTGAAAATTTGAATCCAACTGTTCTTTCAAAAACCGGTATTGCCAATAATAATGAAATCTCGGTAGAAACGATTGGTAAATTAGTGGTGGGTCATAATATTCATCACCTCAATATTATTAAAGAAAGGTATTTGCCAAATCTTATTTAA
- a CDS encoding cystathionine gamma-synthase: MNFNTKVIHGGQHHESATGAVNVPVFLTSTFAQKSPGIHSGYEYSRAANPTRQALEDSLASIENGARGLAFGSGLAAIDCVLKLLNPGDEVVAVDDLYGGTYRMFTRLFEKYQLKFTFVSFDDVSKISDVITDKTKLIWLETPTNPLMKLVDIKAVTDLVKGKDILVAVDNTFATPYIQRPIDLGADIVMHSATKYLGGHSDAIAGALIANTPELGEKLHFIQFASGGILGPHDSYLVLRGIKTLALRMQRHSENGIAVAKYLESHPAVDQVFYPGLESHPQHELANKQMREPGGMVSFTFKSGKKEDSIKFLEHLKVFTLAESLGGVESLANHPALMTHASIPAEKRAELGITDDLVRLSVGIEDKEDLIADLEKAFS, from the coding sequence ATGAACTTCAACACCAAAGTAATACACGGTGGTCAACACCACGAATCAGCTACAGGCGCTGTAAATGTTCCTGTATTTTTAACTTCTACTTTTGCACAGAAATCACCGGGAATTCATTCCGGTTATGAGTACTCCCGTGCAGCAAATCCAACCCGACAAGCATTGGAAGACAGCTTGGCTTCTATCGAAAACGGAGCAAGAGGACTGGCTTTCGGTTCTGGTCTGGCAGCAATTGACTGTGTTTTAAAATTATTAAATCCGGGCGATGAAGTCGTAGCAGTTGACGATTTATACGGCGGAACTTACAGAATGTTCACCAGATTATTTGAAAAATATCAGTTGAAGTTTACCTTCGTAAGTTTTGATGATGTTTCAAAAATTTCAGATGTTATTACCGATAAAACCAAATTAATCTGGCTGGAAACACCTACAAACCCTTTGATGAAATTAGTTGATATCAAAGCGGTTACTGATTTGGTAAAAGGAAAAGATATTTTAGTTGCAGTAGATAATACTTTTGCAACTCCTTACATTCAGCGACCAATTGATTTGGGCGCAGATATCGTGATGCATTCTGCAACCAAATATTTAGGCGGTCACTCCGATGCAATCGCTGGTGCTTTAATTGCAAACACTCCTGAACTTGGTGAAAAATTACATTTCATTCAATTCGCAAGTGGTGGAATTTTAGGACCACACGATTCTTATTTGGTTTTAAGAGGAATTAAAACATTGGCTTTAAGAATGCAAAGACATTCTGAAAACGGTATTGCAGTAGCGAAATACTTAGAAAGTCATCCTGCTGTTGATCAAGTTTTTTATCCAGGATTAGAATCTCATCCACAACATGAGCTGGCAAACAAACAAATGAGAGAACCGGGAGGAATGGTTTCTTTCACTTTCAAGTCAGGAAAAAAAGAAGATTCTATTAAATTTTTGGAACACTTGAAAGTTTTCACATTAGCTGAATCTTTGGGTGGTGTTGAATCTTTGGCGAATCATCCTGCTTTAATGACACACGCTTCTATTCCAGCTGAAAAACGCGCTGAATTAGGTATTACCGACGATTTGGTCCGATTAAGTGTTGGGATTGAAGATAAAGAAGATCTTATCGCAGATTTGGAAAAAGCATTTAGTTAA
- a CDS encoding GLUG motif-containing protein, translated as MKKRIIFLALFAASSHGVSAQLIKAPNEGEKVTFLKSVAPSNAAFFLKAPTTLWQDNADESWYNVSATQFTLTTPAQVAGLAKIVNAGNSFAEKTVIFGNDMDFGAHLWMPIGKGYQFPFSGIIKGNNKKILNVQINLPAGDFVGFVGQMFNGKIDNLTAENVTVSGHDTVGSIVGNLSTNSTMDNCHAKNVNISGTDFNVGGLVGGLLTNSSISNSSAEGDVSGVNQVGGIVGTVWDKTSITKTYAKGTVSGQYIIGGFAGYSTMAFQPNRNNEISDSYTRSNVNASSERVGGFYGGPESNAITTNVYSTGTVNEVFASGGFAGFVMQTVAQNVYYDYTVAPLDAVGMLMGPPVTGINGWTSEQMKSQNLATSLNAGRSTAVWYFDASKNDGYPTLDFEQALATSNSSVRSKVQVYPTIVTDFMTINSKETNMTYKVLDFSGRMIKSGAVNDGKVNFSQLGKGNYILVLQNGSEMSSHKFIKN; from the coding sequence ATGAAAAAAAGAATTATCTTTTTAGCGCTTTTTGCCGCTTCCAGTCATGGCGTTTCTGCCCAGTTAATTAAAGCTCCGAACGAGGGTGAAAAAGTAACCTTCTTAAAATCTGTCGCTCCTTCTAACGCAGCATTTTTTCTAAAAGCTCCTACTACTTTGTGGCAGGATAATGCAGATGAAAGTTGGTACAATGTCTCAGCTACACAATTTACCCTTACTACACCGGCGCAGGTTGCAGGACTTGCGAAAATTGTAAATGCAGGAAACTCATTCGCAGAAAAAACCGTGATTTTCGGAAATGATATGGATTTTGGTGCGCACCTTTGGATGCCAATTGGAAAAGGCTATCAGTTTCCTTTCTCCGGAATTATTAAAGGAAACAACAAGAAAATTCTGAATGTGCAGATCAACCTTCCGGCCGGAGATTTCGTTGGATTTGTAGGTCAAATGTTTAATGGAAAAATCGACAATCTTACGGCAGAAAATGTAACAGTTTCCGGACACGACACCGTTGGAAGTATTGTGGGGAATTTATCAACCAACAGTACAATGGATAATTGCCATGCGAAAAATGTAAATATTTCCGGAACCGATTTTAATGTTGGTGGTTTAGTTGGTGGACTTTTAACGAATTCCAGCATAAGTAATTCGTCGGCAGAAGGCGACGTGAGCGGCGTAAACCAAGTTGGTGGTATCGTTGGAACCGTTTGGGATAAAACTTCTATTACCAAAACATACGCAAAAGGAACTGTTTCCGGACAGTATATTATCGGTGGTTTTGCCGGTTACAGCACTATGGCGTTTCAACCCAACAGAAATAACGAAATTTCAGATTCTTATACGCGATCCAATGTTAACGCTTCTTCAGAAAGAGTAGGCGGGTTTTATGGAGGACCTGAAAGTAATGCGATTACAACCAACGTTTATTCCACAGGAACCGTAAATGAGGTTTTTGCCAGCGGAGGCTTTGCAGGTTTTGTTATGCAAACGGTAGCTCAAAATGTGTATTATGATTATACGGTGGCACCCTTGGATGCTGTCGGAATGTTGATGGGACCTCCGGTGACCGGTATTAATGGGTGGACATCAGAACAGATGAAAAGTCAAAATCTTGCGACTTCTTTGAATGCAGGAAGATCAACGGCAGTTTGGTATTTTGATGCTTCTAAAAATGATGGCTATCCAACGCTTGATTTTGAACAGGCTTTAGCAACATCAAACAGTTCGGTACGTTCTAAAGTTCAGGTTTATCCAACAATCGTTACAGACTTTATGACCATTAATTCAAAAGAAACGAACATGACTTACAAAGTGTTGGATTTTTCTGGAAGAATGATTAAGTCTGGAGCTGTAAATGATGGCAAAGTAAATTTCTCTCAGTTAGGAAAAGGAAATTACATCTTGGTGCTTCAAAATGGAAGTGAAATGAGCAGCCATAAGTTTATCAAGAATTAA
- the gldC gene encoding gliding motility protein GldC, translating into MKKTQITIDIELDENHVPERMTWNAEDGGVEKEETKATMISVWDDKKKEALRIDLWTKDMPVDQMKMFIHQILLSMGNTYERATGEEDVAFWLEQMAEEFAQKAAIKM; encoded by the coding sequence ATGAAAAAGACTCAAATCACAATAGATATCGAATTAGACGAAAACCACGTTCCTGAAAGAATGACCTGGAATGCTGAAGACGGCGGAGTTGAAAAAGAGGAAACTAAAGCCACGATGATTTCTGTATGGGACGATAAAAAAAAGGAAGCCTTAAGAATTGACCTTTGGACGAAAGACATGCCGGTCGATCAAATGAAAATGTTTATTCACCAAATCTTACTTTCAATGGGTAATACTTATGAAAGAGCGACTGGCGAAGAAGATGTTGCGTTTTGGCTGGAACAAATGGCGGAAGAATTTGCGCAGAAAGCGGCAATTAAAATGTAG
- a CDS encoding gliding motility protein GldB, with the protein MKFFRYLLFSAVLVTGMNSCKKDSENLWKVEVKSPVEKVQLIDISKELYDPNVSLESFTQKYPFFQGTVPNEDFAERRKDPEEIKVYKEAISKIDVTKLNKELADLFSHIKNYFPDFKEPQVFLYSSALQGIMEPIFYESQKDMLFIDITAFMGENNPNYKGLEQYFQKSMNPKNIIPKVSEIFAEHFVERNFEHQKFIDQIVYYGKLMTLQDAFLPNEPDALKMNYTPEQYEWAKANEANIWNYFVENNLVFSDDQRLAERFINPAPFSKFYTEIDNESSPQIGIFSGWQICRKFYQEKPETKLTDFLKMNAQEIFNQSNYKPKN; encoded by the coding sequence ATGAAGTTTTTTAGATATCTCTTATTTTCTGCCGTATTAGTAACGGGAATGAATTCATGTAAAAAAGATTCCGAAAATCTTTGGAAAGTGGAAGTTAAAAGTCCAGTTGAAAAAGTACAATTGATTGACATTTCTAAAGAGTTATATGATCCAAATGTTTCACTGGAAAGTTTCACTCAGAAATATCCTTTCTTTCAGGGAACGGTTCCTAATGAAGATTTTGCCGAAAGAAGAAAAGATCCCGAGGAAATTAAAGTCTACAAAGAAGCAATTTCAAAAATCGATGTCACTAAACTTAATAAAGAGTTAGCCGATCTATTTTCGCACATCAAAAACTATTTCCCCGATTTTAAAGAACCTCAAGTTTTTCTTTATTCGTCTGCTTTGCAAGGAATTATGGAACCCATTTTCTATGAATCACAAAAAGATATGCTGTTTATAGATATCACTGCATTTATGGGTGAAAACAATCCGAATTATAAAGGTTTGGAACAGTACTTTCAGAAAAGCATGAATCCTAAAAACATCATTCCTAAAGTTTCCGAAATCTTTGCCGAACATTTTGTAGAGCGCAATTTCGAACATCAAAAATTCATTGACCAAATCGTGTATTATGGAAAACTGATGACTTTGCAAGATGCCTTTTTACCAAATGAACCAGATGCTTTAAAAATGAATTATACGCCCGAACAATATGAATGGGCGAAAGCAAATGAAGCAAATATTTGGAATTATTTCGTAGAGAACAATCTGGTATTCAGCGATGACCAAAGATTAGCAGAGCGATTCATCAATCCTGCGCCGTTTTCTAAATTCTATACCGAAATCGATAATGAATCTTCACCGCAAATTGGAATTTTTAGCGGTTGGCAGATTTGTAGAAAATTCTATCAGGAAAAACCAGAAACTAAATTAACAGATTTCCTAAAAATGAACGCTCAGGAAATTTTTAATCAAAGTAATTATAAACCCAAAAATTAA
- a CDS encoding GNAT family N-acetyltransferase yields the protein MAKIFIETPRLILREIISEDVERVFLLDSNPDVMKYIGVKPVTKLEESEETIKKIRKQYQENGIARWAVIEKESNLLIGWSGLKLLTESLNGFQNVYELGYRFLPEYWGKGYATESGKAVLDYGFNKMNLGGIYACVDIQNVDSNKILKDKLGFKEQGTFIDDLDNATCYWYELEKVKFNKD from the coding sequence ATGGCAAAAATATTCATTGAAACACCAAGACTCATTTTAAGAGAAATTATTTCTGAAGATGTTGAAAGAGTATTTTTATTGGACAGCAATCCTGATGTCATGAAATATATTGGCGTTAAACCAGTGACAAAATTGGAGGAATCTGAAGAAACCATCAAGAAAATCAGAAAACAATATCAAGAAAACGGAATCGCAAGATGGGCAGTTATTGAAAAAGAATCAAACCTCTTAATCGGTTGGAGCGGTTTGAAATTATTAACTGAATCTCTCAATGGTTTCCAAAATGTGTACGAATTAGGTTATCGCTTTTTACCGGAATATTGGGGAAAAGGATATGCAACAGAATCAGGAAAGGCAGTTTTAGATTATGGTTTTAATAAAATGAATTTAGGTGGAATTTACGCTTGCGTCGATATTCAAAATGTAGATTCAAATAAAATTCTAAAAGATAAATTAGGTTTCAAAGAACAAGGAACTTTTATTGATGATTTAGATAATGCAACGTGTTATTGGTACGAATTAGAAAAAGTGAAATTTAATAAAGATTAA